A single region of the Ictalurus punctatus breed USDA103 chromosome 17, Coco_2.0, whole genome shotgun sequence genome encodes:
- the pitpnm3 gene encoding membrane-associated phosphatidylinositol transfer protein 3 — translation MAKETKSKVTLRKHSASHWCMRNIAQESMDSSDDEFFDAREVLEGKTAMLLGMSQWNSNDLVEQIETLGQIGQTQENLRRDQPRCIHQRSIDGLDSLETRCKTQVLVLVVHGGNILDPASGDLGAKAADVATLSSVLEKVAQAHFEAATHHILLKLVPCPAVCAEAFSLVSNLNPYSYDESCVSSSVDHLPLAALPLLAIAAPHYQDAVTIVIAQANKVYHSFLQSPEGQGFTGQVCLLGDCVGGVLCFDALCFSNSPQHDTPSHRGRYNSMESLRNNPGLLEEANLGLRSSKRLSKSNTDISAPDGSRVRRKRLTRKQSDSCAIDSSKSQQHPLLSSLVQDGIDLSTGGSSPLLNPGRFDFEVSECFLLGCPLGLVLAMRRTVLPSVEVTQLQPACSQIFNLFYPSDPSASRLEPLLHSLFHRLPPFTVPRYQRYPQGDGRSVLIADDIHGHPDVFLDEETVLPFSPRVNDSEGTVKQVVGRGRRASLTSTDSQASGCWESKLSCITANISSIWWGSKRLDYALYCPDVLTTFPTVALPHLFHASYWESTDVVAFLLRQVMHCDCVKAQEAESSDCMSFSPSSPREKWLRRRTHVKLRNVTANHRVNDVIATEEGPQTLVGRFMYGPLDMVTLTGEKVDIYLMTQPQSGRWVHFDTEVTNSNGRVSYTIPDSKKLPVGVYPIKMIVKGDQTNAEAFLTVLPRGMECVVFSIDGSFAASVSIMGSDPKVRAGAVDVVRHWQDLGYLIIYITGRPDMQKQRVVSWLSQHNFPQGMIFFSEGLVHDPLRQKTIFLRNLIQECHIKINSAYGSMKDISVYGMLGLSPNQIYIVGRPSKKYQNQCQFLSEGYAVHLSSLQFGHRARAKKTSSMRMVLRKSSFGLTSKPDFLSKRTHLRRTMSVQQAEPPMTLNPKPERAQSQPESNKETGGSEGGGHMIWVRAGMHRGNTTP, via the exons AGAATCTGCGCCGTGACCAGCCTAGGTGCATCCACCAGAGAAGCATTGATGGACTAGATAGTCTTGAG ACGAGATGTAAAACCCAGGTGCTTGTATTGGTGGTGCACGGGGGGAACATTCTGGACCCGGCCAGTGGTGACCTGGGGGCAAAGGCTGCAGATGTGGCCACTCTGTCTTCGGTGCTGGAGAAAGTGGCACAAGCGCACTTTGAGGCTGCCACACATCACATACTACTCAAGCTGGTGCCGTGTCCTGCTGTATGTGCAGAGGCCTTTTCCCTGGTTTCCAA CCTGAACCCTTACAGTTATGATGAGAGCTGTGTGTCGAGCAGTGTGGATCACCTTCCACTGGCAGCACTTCCCCTCCTCGCTATTGCAGCACCTCACTACCAGGATGCTGTGACAATAGTTATCGCCCAAGCCAATAAGGTCTACCACAGCTTCCTGCAGTCCCCTGAAGGACAAGGCTTCACTGGCCAG GTGTGTCTGTTGGGTGACTGTGTGGGTGGCGTGCTATGTTTTGATGCACTGTGTTTCAGCAACAGCCCACAGCATGACACGCCTAGTCACAGAGGGAGATACAACAGTATGGAGAGCCTAAGG AATAACCCAGGGCTTCTAGAAGAGGCCAACTTGGGTTTACGCTCCAGTAAGCGCCTCAGCAAAAGCAACACTGACATTTCAGCCCCTGATGGGAGTCGTGTCAGGAGGAAACGGCTCACCCGCAAACAAAGTGACTCGTGTGCGATTGACTCATCCAAGAGCCAACAACATCCACTTCTCAGCAG tttggtTCAGGATGGAATAGACCTAAGTACTGGAGGAAGCAGTCCATTGTTGAATCCAGGCCGTTTTGACTTCGAGGTGTCAGAATGTTTCCTGCTAGGCTGTCCACTTGGACTAGTGTTAGCCATGAGACGCACAGTTCTTCCTTCAGTCGAAG TGACTCAGCTGCAGCCTGCCTGCTCTCAGATCTTCAACCTGTTCTACCCCTCTGACCCGTCAGCCTCCAGACTGGAGCCCCTTCTGCATTCTCTCTTTCACCGGCTGCCTCCATTCACTGTTCCACGATACCAGCGCTACCCGCAAGGCGATGGCCGCTCTGTCCTCATTG CTGATGATATCCATGGCCACCCTGATGTGTTCCTGGATGAAGAAACTGTTCTCCCATTCTCTCCGAGGGTAAATGACTCAGAGGGAACAGTGAAGCAGGTGGTTGGCAGAGGCCGCAGGGCAAGTCTGACCAGCACAGACAGTCAGGCATCCGGCTGCTGGGAGAGCAAGCTTAGCTGCATCACTGCCAACA TCTCCAGTATCTGGTGGGGCTCTAAACGGCTGGACTATGCACTTTATTGTCCGGATGTATTGACTACGTTCCCCACTGTGGCTCTGCCTCACCTGTTCCATGCCTCCTACTGGGAATCTACTGATGTGGTGGCCTTTCTGCTCAGACAA gtgatgCATTGTGACTGTGTGAAGGCTCAGGAGGCAGAAAGCTCAGACTGCATGTCCTTTTCCCCTTCCAGCCCCAGAGAGAAATGGCTACGGAGACGCACACATGTTAAGCTTAGG AATGTCACTGCCAACCACAGAGTGAATGATGTCATTGCGACTGAGGAAGGGCCTCAGACTCTGGTTGGTCGCTTTATGTACGGCCCTCTAGACATGGTTACTCTAACAGGAGAGAAG GTGGACATATATTTAATGACACAGCCTCAATCAGGGCGCTGGGTGCACTTTGACACTGAGGTCACCAACAGCAATGGCAGAGTATCCTACACTATCCCTGACAGTAAAAAGCTGCCTGTGGGAGTTTATCCtattaaaatgattgtcaa GGGAGACCAGACGAATGCAGAAGCTTTCCTGACTGTGCTGCCACGGGGAATGGAGTGTGTGGTGTTTAGCATTGATGGATCCTTTGCTGCTAGTGTCTCCATTATGGGCAGTGACCCTAAAGTACGGGCTGGTGCTGTGGATGTGGTCAG ACACTGGCAGGACTTGGGTTATCTAATTATCTACATCACTGGGCGTCCAGACATGCAGAAACAGAGAGTGGTGTCATGGCTTTCCCAGCACAACTTCCCCCAGGGCATGATCTTTTTCTCCGAGGGGTTGGTGCATGACCCACTGCGCCAGAAAACCATCTTCCTTAGAAACTTGATTCAGGAG TGTCACATTAAGATCAACTCGGCGTATGGCTCCATGAAGGACATCTCTGTCTACGGCATGCTGGGTCTCAGCCCTAACCAGATATATATAGTGGGCAGACCATCCAAGAAATACCAAAACCAATGCCAG TTCCTCAGCGAGGGCTATGCTGTGCACCTTTCTTCACTGCAGTTTGGCCACCGGGCTCGGGCCAAGAAGACCTCATCAATGCGCATGGTGCTGCGTAAGAGCTCTTTTGGCCTGACGTCAAAACCGGACTTCCTCTCCAAGCGCACACACCTGCGACGTACCATGTCTGTGCAGCAGGCTGAACCTCCCATGACCTTGAATCCCAAACCGGAGCGTGCCCAGAGCCAGCCTGAGTCCAATAAAGAAACTGGGGGTAGTGAAGGAGGTGGCCATATGATATGGGTGCGGGCAGGCATGCACCGGGGTAACACCACTCCCTGA